The Saprospiraceae bacterium genomic interval GATGGTAAGTGAGGACATTCCTCAACATGCTGATATCATTGTACGGAGCATACAACACCCAATCTTCTTCTTCGGGCATACCCAAAATAGATGCATCGAGATCTTCGCCGGTCGTGCTGTCTCTCAACTCCAGTCCATATTGCTTTTGCGGATAAAACTGAGAGCTGTTTCCCCGGATCTCAATAGCAATGAAGTTGTTGTAATTAAAATTTTTGTCGGTTACCTTGTTTATTTTGCCGCGCTCATTATCGATGATTTTCATATGCGCCAGAATTTTAGGTTCATTGACTATGGTCTTGCCACGAGTATCAATAATGCAGATGGGCAGGTTGGAAGAATCGAGCCTGACGACCTGGGCATGTATGGAAAAACTGAATAAACAAATAGCCATTATGGATTTGGCGAGCAGAGTTTTCATTTTCAAACTTTATAAATCAAAAGTAGGATTTATTATGCAATTTCTATGAATAGTAGGATATTGCAGTTGACTTGGAGTAAATGCATGAATTTTCTATGGATGATTGTAAAATAAGTTCATGTCGGAATGTGCTGATTCCCCCTCGTTGCCCTTTGTATCAAATATTGCAAATTTTTTAACTAAACCTATGTTTAATCTATTTACAGTTTTAGGATTGCTCGTTATTTTCGGCCTTATTTTCATGAGCTGCCAATCGAAAAGCCATTCCAAATCAAAAGCAAAGGATACCGGAGAATTTACCATTAAAGGGAATCAGGTGTTTTTTGAGGATACTGAAATATCCGGCATGGACGGAGCTACTTTTCGCATTTTAGATGACTATTATGCCAGAGATTCAGTAGCTGTGATCTGGTATGAAACCTATCGCAAAAGCAGCGATTATTTTACCAGCAAGAATATCAGAATCAAAAAACTGGAAGGGGTAAATCCGGATCAATTTCAGGTATTGGGTTATGGTTATGGCAAAGATCCCTTTAAGTTATTTCTTAACGGCGAGCAAGCGGAGATTCATGATCTGATTAGCTTTCGGCTTGTAAACGATATTTTTTATGCAGACAAAGATTTTGTGTACGCCTACCATAAAAAGTTGGAAGGGCTGGACGGACCTACATTTGAGATGGCCCAATCACATTACGCAAAAGATAAAAATCACTATTACTTTATCCAAAATGAAGCAGAAGGTAAAAAGCAGCTTCAAAAAATAGATTGCGATGAGCACACATTTAAAATCCTGGATTATCCCTATGCCGTGGATCAGGAGAAAGTGTTTTATAAAGATCAGCCAATTCCCGGATTAAGACCTTCGGGATTAAAGTTATTGGGTCATGGCTATGTATCTGACGGCTCGGCGGTTTATTTTGAAAAAGTGCAAATTAAAGAAGCTGACGCAGTTAGTTTTTCAGTGTTTGCTGAAAACGATAATTTTCTGGGTAATTTCGTACTGGCCAAAGATAAGAATCATGTATATCTTCAAAACAAGATTCACAAGCTCGTGGATGCTTCTTCTTTTCAAATTCTCAACGATGCTTACAATAAGGATGCGAAGCATGTTTTCTATCGGGATAAAATTGTAACTGGCGCAGATCCTGCAACATTCGAGGTCTTTCCGCATGCGATGGGCGATGCGGATGCACGAGACAGCCGGTACCATTATTTTGAAGGCGAACGAGTTTCCAAAAGAGAGGATTGATCCATATGTTAAAATAAAATGCTGGGAGAGGACCTGACGAGAATTGTGAATTATGAACAGGGCAAATGAATTTACAGAACCGGTGACCGTGAGAAGAGTGAGTTCTTCAGAACTTGAGCAGCTCAGCGAAATCAGCAGAAAGACTTTCCTGGATAGCTTTGGGGATTTGAATACTAAAGAGAATATGGACCTCTATCTCGATAAAGCCATGCGTATTGACGTATTGGCTCAGGAGTTGGAAAACGCCCAATCTGAGTTTTATTTTTCTCTGCTCGGGGATTTGATTTGTGGATATTTAAAATTGAATTATGGAGATGCACAAACTGAATTTAAAGGGAGAAATTCCGTTGAAATCGAACGGATTTATGTTTTAAAGGAATTCCAGGGCAGGAAGATAGGTCAGGTATTTGTGGATTTAGCCATTCAAAAAGCAAAATCCAATCATGCAGAATTTTTATGGTTAGGGGTTTGGGAGAAGAATATCAGAGCTATTGATTTTTATAAGCGTCAAGGATTCCATCTCTTCGGCGAACATGACTTTTATTTAGGCAAGGAGAAGCAGACAGATTTGTTGTTGAAATTATTTTGGTGAAAATATTTTTAAAATACATAGTGGTTTAGGCCAGAGTGGTGGCCGTGGACCCTGTTCATTTAATAAAAGTATATGAATTATTCAAGAGCTATTGCAAAGCATTTTCGCGACGTTTTTTTTGGTGGAAACTGGACCTGTGTCAATTACAAAGATGTGCTGCAAGATGTGAATTGGGAACAAGCCAACAAGCAGATATTTCAATGCAATTCTATTGCAGTTTTGGTGTATCACGTAGACTATTACATACGTGCGCAGCTCGATATCTTAAGTGGAAGACCTTTAACATCCAAGGATGCAGAGAGTTTTAAGTTGCCCGGGATCCAAGGTCCACAGGATTGGGAAGATTTACTGGCAGGCACCTGGAAAAACGTAGAGGAGTGGATTGAAAAAGTTGAACAATTGCCCGATTCTGAGCTGAACCATGTTTGTGTCGATGAGAAGTATGGCAACTATTACCGGAATTTGCACGGTATTATCGAGCACACGCATTATCATTTGGGCCAGATCGTTTTGATTAAAAAAATAATCAGCCTGAAGGATGAACGAGCTATTGAAAATTCTGAATAGATTTACTAAAATTTGTGCCTTATGCGTTTTACCCTTGCAATTTCTGAAGACAGGACTACTTTTCAGAAAAATTATTGGCTGTGGACTTTTTTGGCTTTGTTTATCATCCTTTGGGCCAATACCTTATTGGGTACAACGGATATCCATAACTGGCTGCTTGAAAATACGCTGACGTTCATCTGTTTTGGTTTGTTGATCTACACTTATAAAAAATACAAATTCAGCGATCTGAGTTACTTGCTTATTTTTTTGTACCTGTGTCTTCATGTTTATGGCTCCAAATATACCTATGCAGAAAATCCACTGGGTTATTGGCTGCAGGATCTGTTTGATGCGGAGAGGAATCACTACGACCGGATTGTCCATTTTAGTTTCGGTTTTTTACTGGCTTATCCTGTGCGCGAGATGTTTCTTGTGGCTTTAAAATATCCGAAATGGGTGGCCTGGCTATTGCCCATCGAGATGACCTTATCCATCAGTGGATTGTACGAACTCATCGAATGGGCAGTTGCAGATTTATTTTTTCCCGCGCAAGGCATGGCTTATCTTGGGACACAGGGAGATATCTGGGATGCTCAGAAAGATATTTTCCTGGCATTTTCAGGAGCTTTATTAGCGACCACGATCGTTTCCGTGTTGAAAAAATATTTAAAAATTTATGGCAAGGATGGGCAATGAGTTTTTCGAATGTTTTCTTTAAGAATAGACCTGGCCCGTGAGTGAAAATATAGGGGAGAAGATGAAGCTGAGGCCTGCAAGATTGGATGAGAAAAATAAAATTTTCAATTGGCTAACCCAGTCCGATCTGACTCAGGAGATGATGGGTGTGCCCAATTACCCCGATTGCCCTGTTCCGGGATGGGAAGAATTTGATCAGGACTACAAGGATTATTATTTTGAGGATGCAAGTCCTTCTGAGGGAAGGTGTTTTATCATTCAATATGCGGATCAGGAGATCGGACAAATCAATTACAACAAAGTGGATTTGATAAACGGTTCGACGGAACTCGACATCTGGTTATGCGACAGCAGGTATACCGGAATGGGACTGGGACTGGAAGCCATCAACTTGTTGGTTGAATATTTACGCGCCGCATTATTATGCCGGATATTTTTCATGGCTCCTTCTCTTCGAAATGATAGAGCCATCAAAGCTTATCAGAAAGCAGGTTTTAAAGTTGCGGATGAATTCCCTGATGATTTTCATCCGGATTATAAAGATGCTGTGCTTATGGTGAAGATCATTGAATAATATTTTTAAAAAAACCAATCGCGGATTTATAAATGAAAGGAAATGAAAAGTAAGGTACGTAAAGAATGCAAAGAAGATTTTGAACAGGTTTATCAACTTTATCTTTCTGCCTTTGGCCAAAAGAATGAAGCCGATCTGGTCAATGCACTGCGGATTTCTGCAGGATTTATTCCCGATCTTTCGTTGGTTGCAGAAGTAGACCAATCGATCGTTGGTCATATTTTGTTTACGCGGATTGAAATCAGGGATGCGACGAACCAAATCCACGAAACGCTTGCATTGGCACCTATGGCTGTGCTACCGGCGTTTCAAAAAAAGGGAATCGGGAGTGCATTAGTCAGATTCGGTTTGCTCAGAGCCGGAGAGCTCCATTATAAATCAGCGATCGTTTTGGGCCACAAGCATTTTTACCCGCGATTTGGCTTTGTTCCGGCAAGTCGCTGGAAAATTAAAGCACCCTTTGATGTGGAAGATGAGGTTTTCATGGCGATGGAATTATCAGATGCTGGATTAAATGGCATTTCGGGAACAGTCATCTATCCGCAGGAATTTTATGATTTTGGATAAAATCTAATTTTTAGATGTAAGTACGCGTCGTGTGAGAAATTAATTTGCTGCGTTCCGTATTTTCTTCGGATTTTGCGAGCGCATATGGAGTTGCATTTGGAAACTGCTCGTTTTATTTTGAGGGATATCCGTCCGGAAGATCTCGAAGGATTTTATGAACTGGACTCGGATCCCGAAGTGCACCGCTATCTTGGTAATTGTCCTGTAACAGATAAAGAACAATTGTCGAAAGTCATCGAATCCATTCGAAAACAATATCTCGATCATGGCATTGGCCGCTGGGCAGTGATTGAAAAAACCTCTGGTAAATTCATAGGTTGGTGCGGATTAAAATGGGTTACGGACACACTCAACGGACATCAAAATTATCACGATCTCGGATACCGCATTGTCAGAAGCTCCTGGGGTAAGGGAGTTGCCACTGAATGTGCATCGGCCACACTTGAATACGGATTCCATGAAATGGGCCTGAAAAAAATTTACGCAGCCGTGCATCTGGAAAATCTGGCTTCGCAAAAAGTCCTGGAGAATACCGGATTTCGAAAAATGAATGCCTTTGAATGCGATTCGGAACCGCATTGGTGGTATCAATTGGGCCTGGAAGATTGGGAAAGAACCCATTAAGACCAAATCTTTCGGAATCCACCAAAAATGAATTGAATAATTTTCACTTATAATTTCCAACTCAACGTAAGATCGCTACGCTTTTGAACAGCCGCAATCTGAACGCGAAGTGGAATGGTTGGGTTATAAAAGGATAATGATTTCAGCCTGATAATTTAAGAGCTTGGGAATCAGACTCCTGGTTGCTTGCAAGCCAGGGCTATCTGCAAGGGAAGTCGAAAACCTCAAATTGATCCCTTTCGGAGCTTAGAATCGGGTTTTGAATTTCTAATGAGTTTCAAAATTGTACCGCTTATCTTTGATTGGTTTAAAGTTAAAATAGCTTGCAGTATTTCTATGATCTCTTTTAAGTGTCATACATGGCATATACATGTTTTCAAAATATTTGAGAGACGATTCTCCCTGTCTGTTATTTTTCAAATAGTCCTGATTGCGCTATTCGGAGTGAATCTATGTGCACAGAAGCAAGGCGCGTATGCCTTGCATTCGGAAACGCTGGATTCTGTATATCATTATCTAAATGGATTGGATAGTGCAAAGGCCATGATCGAGCTCGACGCTTTGTATCAATCCAGTTTGGAAACGACGGATCCGGATTATATTTTTTTGGTAAGATTGTTAAGTATGAATTATCTGGTCGAAAAAGATTTATACTCCGACAGTCTTCAGAGTTTGATCCATCAAGCCCTGGATGAGGCACAACTGCATCATAATGAGTTTCTTCGGGCAGACATCCTGCAAATTGCAGGAAATTATTATTGGAAGAAGAAATCTTATGCACAATCCCTGGAATATTATTTATACGGTAACCGCATTTACGATGATTTCCAACTTTCAGAATTCCCCAGAAAATTACTGTACTTAAGAGAATTGGCATCTAAATTTTATTTTTTTACCGATTACGTTACGGCCAAACAATATTTATTGCAATTTTATACGATATTACCCAGAGACCGATGGAAAGAAAATATTTCTCCAATCAACACTTTGGGTCTGTGTTACAGCAACCTCCAGGTATATGATTCATCAGAGTACTTCTTCAACAAAGCTGAAGAAATGGCGAAGATTTACAATGACGAAGAATGGATTGGCATCATTGCCGGAAATAAAGCAGATATCTACTACAAACAAGGCATGTTGGAAAAGGCATTGCCATTATTTGAGAAAGATGTAGAAATAAGTTTAGAGCGGGGATCCAATTTAAGTGCTGCGCTTTCTCTGGCTACTTGTGGGTCTATATACATTTCTTTTGGGCAAATGGAGCGGGCCATGGATTGCATTTTACAAGCAAAGCAAATTATCCACAATAAAATTAACCGATCGAATACTCTGGTCCGTGCAAAAGTTTATCCTATCATGGCCAAAGTATTTTCAGAGAGAGGGATGACCAAAGAAGCCTATTTGTACCTCGATTCGGCAAACGCAGCTAAAGATACATTGACCCGGCAGAAAAGCTTGTTATATCTGATGGGGGCGCGCAATAAAGTGGAGGCAGAAAAACATCTCGACGAACTCCGCAAGAAAGAGGCAGAAGTGAATGAACAAAAGCTAATCAGAAATGGCTGGATTGCGGGTTCAGTTCTGTTGATGTTATTTGCCGGAGTATTTTTTATTCAGCGCAACCGGATCAAAAAAGAAAAACTCCGCACCGATGAATTGCTGCTCAATATTTTGCCATCCGAAGTGGCCGAAGAATTAAAAGAAAAGGGGAGTGCGGAAGCGAGACAATACGAGGAAGTCACCGTGATGTTTACAGATTTTAAGGACTTTACAAAAATTTCTGAAAATCTCACTCCTAAACAACTTGTTGAAGATATTCATTCGTATTTCGAAGCTTTTGACAGGATTATTTCCAAATATCCCATCGAAAAAATTAAGACCATTGGAGATAGTTACATGTGTGCCGGTGGATTGCCTGCGGCAAACAACACCCATGCTTTAGATGTGGTCAATGCAGCCTGGGACCTCCAGCAGTATATGCACAAATGCAAAAGAGACGGGAAAGATCTTTACGATATCAGGATTGGAATTCATACAGGTCCCGTCGTTGCAGGCATTGTGGGAGTGATGAAATTCGCTTATGACATTTGGGGCGACACCGTGAATACCGCTTCCCGGCTTGAAACCGCCGGAGAGGCTGGTAAAATAAATATCAGCGGCGCTACCTATGAACAGGTTAAAGGCCATTTCAAATGCAGTTACCGGGGTAAAGTGTCCGCTAAGCACAAAGGAGAAATTGATATGTATTTTGTAGATGAAAAAAATTTATAGGCAACACGAAGTGGCCAGCTTTTGATTACTATGTTCAGTTTCAAAAATATCACCGGATTTAATTTGCACAATTTGCGGGATAACTTTAAATGTGGAATGCAATGAAACCCATTTGGGAATTGTATTTCAGTGTCTTAAGGTATCCGCAACTTGTATTGCAGGATTTGATGAACAGGCCCAATAAATTAGTACTTGGATTTAAGTTCTTATCCATTCCCATCGGTTTTTATACACTCATGAGCCTGTTGCTTGTGACCAGTGGTGAAATTCCGGATGTGTTCACTTCCGTTTTAAAGATGAGTACGTTGAAGTATTTTCCTTTGAGTATTTTAATGTTCCTTACAGGATTGATGTTGGCCTGGCTTGCTGCGTATTTTGCCTTGCACCAGCTGGCAAGCTGTTTAAAACCGCAGGCGGGTTTCGAAACGGGTCTTTTGCTTCTTGCCTTTAGCATCAGCACAGCGATGTACGTGGCACTTATTCATGATTTGCCCGTAAGTTTATGGGTTGCGATGGGAAATTTTAATGTAATGCAGGATTCAATTACAGGAGGGGCAGTTTCAGTTCAAGCAATTGTGGTTTGGTGTTTTGAGGGCTTATACCATTTGGCGTTCTTTGTTCTTTTTCCGCTGTCGGTGAAATGCATCTATCAATTAAATACAGAGCGCTGTATCGGAATAGGCTTCATCTCTGTTGTGGTTTTTAAGGTCGTTTATTTGGCTTGTACAAGTGTCTAGAGATTTTGAACGGCCCCAAATTGGCATACATTGGTCTTGTTTAAACACTCCGTTTGACAATACACTGGATGGCCATAGAAGTATGAACAATGATGTTAGATCTTTATTAAATCCAAATAAAATAATTGATTTCTAAATGAAAAGCGCATTCATGGTTCGTAAAATAGGATGGTTAATGTTATTAGTATCCATCATCGAAAAATCCACATCGCAGGATACTCCAAAAATTGAATTTGCAAATGAAGCGCTGCATGGTTTTCACAATTTAAGAGACTTTGCTATGTCAGACAAGCAGGATGAAATTTACTTTACAATCCAATCGCCGATGGAGGAGATTTCACAAATTGCTTTTATGAAACGGGAGCACGGGAAGTGGACTGCACCGCAGTTGTTGCATTTTTCTGATGTATGGTCCGATATGGAGCCCTTTCTGTCTCCCGATCAGCTAAGGCTTTATTTTGTATCCAACAGGCCACTGAACGACACGTCAAAAAATGCAAAGGATTACGACATCTGGTACATCGAGCGAACAGGAATCAATGCACCCTGGTCCCATCCCCGTAATCTGGGTGGACCCGTCAATACAAGTGATGATGAATTTTATCCAACAGTATCTGAACATGGTCATCTGTGCTTCACATCTGCCCGGAAGCAGGGAATGGGCAAGGATGATATTTATATAGCCAAATGGAATGGTCAATTTTACGATTCGCCACAACTGCTCGACAGCAGTATCAACAGCAGCGGTTATGAGTTCAATGCGTTTCTTTCGCGAAAGGAAGATTTTATCATTTATACGAAATACAATGCCCCAGGAGGATTAGGAAGTGGAGATTTGTACATTTCGTTCAGAGGCTCTTCAGATCAATGGAGTGCGGCTGTTAGTTTAGGTCCAACTGTCAATACCAAATCCATGGAGTATTGTCCCTATTACGACGAAAAAAACGGGATCCTGTATTTTACGAGTCGTCGAAGCCATGTGAAACCTAAGAAATTTAAAGACATCGATGATTTTCAAAAAACAATTCAGCAAAGCGAAAATGGGCTCAGTAAAATCTATAAGATCAATCTGAATTTGAACAAATAAAACAGGAGAGGAAAAAATCTGAAAGTTTTTTAAACTTTTTGTCCGAATGCGTATTAATTGTTGGAGTTCGAAGTATTTCAAGTGTTTGGGTAAAGCCGGATAGAAATTCAAATCAAAAAATAAATTTTTTAATTTTAGTATCTCTACAAAATAAGCATCAAATGAAATGTCCAACATGCAATGTAAATTTAATGATGACCGACCGCAATGGTGTTGAAATTGACTATTGTCCGGATTGCAGAGGCGTCTGGCTGGACCGGGGCGAACTCGACAAAATCATCGAACGGACTTTGCAAGCCGAATCGGGCCATAAAACTCAACAGCCTCAAAGGCCTCATGATCCCTATTATGATAAAAGACACGACGACGACAAACATTACGATTATAAACGAAAAAAGAAGGACTCCTTCTTAGGTGACTTATTCGACTTTTAGATTGAGGATAGTCCTGTTACAAGCCGCCATTCTTCTATTCTAAGTATATTTTCTTACATTTGCGGGCTTAAAGGCTTTGCCTTTCCATAGAAATAATTTGCACTGCATTCAGGCAAGTTTTAATTTTTTTTTTTTTTTTTTGACCTTTCATTTATTATTCGCGATGAGTCTTTCTCCCAATCTATTGACCAGAAGTCAGCAACGTTGTGAACTTTGCAGTGAACCTGCTGAAAATTTCGGGACTCAGGCAGTTCCCGGAAGACCGGATGATTCCGATGATGCGCTCGTTGTGGTTTGTTCCACATGCCGGGAAAACATAAGTAACATCCATGAAGCGGATCCCAACTATTTTCGGTTTTTAACCGGTAGTGTATGGAGTGAAATTCCTTCCGTCAAAGTGCTTTCATATAATTTATTGCTGAAATTAAAGGACCAGGATTGGGCGCAATTGGCCATTGATGGTGCTTATCTTACTGAAGAGGAATTAACCTGGGCGCTTGCAGAAAGCGAAGCTCAGGCGAACGAAGTGGTGCATAAGGATGCATATGGAATGGTATTAAACAGTGGCGATACCGTTTTCCTGACAGAAAGTTTAAACGTAAAAGGTTCAAATATTATGGCTGCAAAGGGAACCAAAGTAGCCAAGATCAAGCTGGTACCCGATAATGCAGAACAAATTGAAGGTAAAATCGAAGGAAGTACCATAGTCATTCTGACGAAATTCGTTCGCAAGGCAAATGCCTGAATTTTTATTCAATAAAATTGTCTTCATTGGAATTCCATGAAAAAGAAAATGCCCAGGACACAGCCGAAGTAGTTCTGGAAACTCAGCGCCTGCTGCTCAGACGGCTTACATTTTCGGATGCTCCATTTCTGATTGAATTGCTCAACAGTCCCGGATGGCTTCAATACATCGGCGATAAAAATGTAAAAACAGAGGAGCAGGCAATAGGGTATCTTCAAAATGGTCCACTCAAAAGTTATGCGGAACATGGTTTTGGTTTGTATTTGGTCGTGCGTAAGGAGTCTCAGGTTTCTATAGGAATCTGTGGTCTACTGAAGAGGGAAACGCTGGATTGGCCGGATCTCGGCTTTGCATTTTTATCGGAATTTCAGGGTTTAGGATTTGCTTTTGAAAGTGCTGTAGCCGTGGTTCAATTTGGAATGCAGCAATTGCATATGCATGAAATGGCAGCCATCACCAAGCCGGATAACCTCAGTTCAAAACGCTTGTTGGAAAAATTGGGTTTTCAACGCGAAGGTTCGATTGCCATGCATGGAACTCCTGATCCATTGCTCTTGTATAAAATTTCAGCGGTCAACACAATTTAGTATTTTTGAGCTTGATTGTCCGATTGATAAACATGGGTTGTTCTGTGAAAAAAGTACTGAATTTATGGTGTTCTATTGCAATTTCAGCACTTTATTTGGCTGCAGTCCTGTTTTCAGGCCCACCTCAGGTGGCTCATCAGCATTTTACTTTACCCAACGAGCAAACCAATACCTATCTAACCAGTGTCAGTTACCATGCCATAAATCCGGCAACAGAAAATCAGAACAGTTTTGCAGGCATTAAGAAAACTTTTGAGACCAGGGTAAATCCTTCCGTTTCAGAAATCAGAGGATTTGTAATATTTCCATCACCTGTTTTAACTCAAACTTTTAAATCCGGATATTTATATACCACCACATTTATGGTAAAACTCCGGACATCCAGATTGATATTTCCCTATCATTTTTTCTGGTAATACGGCCCTTTTGTATCTTTTTTGAGGGTGCAGCCCATTTCATGACGACCAGCTGTGTATATTTTTTAATACCCGGATTTGCACACGGGTTCAGGTATGAATTTATAAATGTGAGCACAGCGAATGGTCAGTGATTTCTGGATGCATGCTGAATTTTAAAATTTCAAACTTGACACTTCCGTGTCAGGGCATTTTATCAATTATTCTTAAAATTATCTATAATGGATTTCAATTCAATTCTCATTGCTGTATTGCTGGTTTCTATCATCTTATTACCTTTTTTACTGAGCCGAAGAAGCCGGAAAAAGAGGGAAAAAAAATTCAAACTCCAAATAGAGGAGCTGGCCGGACAATTTCATTGTGAATTACACACTTCTGAAATTTGTGGAGATTATATCATTGGTTATGACGAGCGTAAAAAATTTATATTTTTTGTAAATCTCAAGGATCTGGAATATCAAAAGCAGGCAGTGAACCTTGCAGACGTGGCAGATTGTAAAATTATCAAGTCTTTCAGGGAAGCATCAACGGGCAATCCGGGATTTAAGGTTCCGGTCAGATTGGAATTGACTTTTATACCAAAACAAAAGGGACTTGAAGAAATCCGATTTGAGTTTTACAATTTTGATCGCAGCCCCCAATTGAGTGGTGAACTTCAATCTATCGAACATTGGGCTTCATTCCTCCATTCAAAATTGGGCTAAGCAAAGAAATCACGAGCCCTGTGAGAAATGACGCAGGGCTCTTTGCTATAATTTTGTATTTTCGCTGATGTAGCCAGGCGTGACTTAAAGGCAAGTACGTAAGGACATGCGTTTGGATGGGTTGGCTGGCATTTATAGTTTTTCAGCTCTTATTTTTTGTGTTCAATAGATAATTCGAGGAGATGATGAAAATTGCAGGGCTCATTGTAATCGTTGTACATGCTTTCATACATTTCATTGGATTCGCAAAGGCGTTTCAATGGGGTCAGGTGACTCAGATTGCAAAGGAGATTTCAAAACCTGTTGGAATTTTATGGTTGCTGGCTGGAATATTATTTATTCTCGCTGCGTTTTTCCTGTATTTAAAAACGCAGTTTTGGTGGATGCCGGGACTCATTGCTGTTCTGATATCCCAAGGGCTCATTGTTTTTTATTGGAGCGACGCTAAATACGGTACACTGGCCAATGTGCTGATTCTTTTCATGACCCTTGCCGGTCTATTTGGCTGGAAATTCAACCGAAGTTTTCTTGAGGATGTAAATATTGAATTAAAAAACGTTGCGAAGAAGTATGCGGATCTTTTAACCGAGGGTGATCTGGCAGGACTTCCTGTGCCAGTGCAGAATTATTTGCGTTATACACAATGTCTGGGTAAACCTAAAGTCCAAAATTTTAAAGTTTTGTTTTCGGGGCAGATCCGGAAAAACGAAGCATCGGACTGGATGTTTTTGCATACAAGCCAATACAATACGTTAGAACATGCATCGCGTTTATTTTATATGAATGCAGTCATGAAGCAATTACCGGTGGCGGGATACCACAGATACAAAGATCGAAAGGCATTTATGGATATTCGGTTGTTGTCGATGTTTCGTGTTCAATATTTAGATGGTAATGAAATGGATCTCGCAGAAACCGTCACTTTTTTTAACGATATGTGTG includes:
- a CDS encoding DKNYY domain-containing protein; amino-acid sequence: MFNLFTVLGLLVIFGLIFMSCQSKSHSKSKAKDTGEFTIKGNQVFFEDTEISGMDGATFRILDDYYARDSVAVIWYETYRKSSDYFTSKNIRIKKLEGVNPDQFQVLGYGYGKDPFKLFLNGEQAEIHDLISFRLVNDIFYADKDFVYAYHKKLEGLDGPTFEMAQSHYAKDKNHYYFIQNEAEGKKQLQKIDCDEHTFKILDYPYAVDQEKVFYKDQPIPGLRPSGLKLLGHGYVSDGSAVYFEKVQIKEADAVSFSVFAENDNFLGNFVLAKDKNHVYLQNKIHKLVDASSFQILNDAYNKDAKHVFYRDKIVTGADPATFEVFPHAMGDADARDSRYHYFEGERVSKRED
- a CDS encoding GNAT family N-acetyltransferase translates to MNRANEFTEPVTVRRVSSSELEQLSEISRKTFLDSFGDLNTKENMDLYLDKAMRIDVLAQELENAQSEFYFSLLGDLICGYLKLNYGDAQTEFKGRNSVEIERIYVLKEFQGRKIGQVFVDLAIQKAKSNHAEFLWLGVWEKNIRAIDFYKRQGFHLFGEHDFYLGKEKQTDLLLKLFW
- a CDS encoding DinB family protein; this encodes MNYSRAIAKHFRDVFFGGNWTCVNYKDVLQDVNWEQANKQIFQCNSIAVLVYHVDYYIRAQLDILSGRPLTSKDAESFKLPGIQGPQDWEDLLAGTWKNVEEWIEKVEQLPDSELNHVCVDEKYGNYYRNLHGIIEHTHYHLGQIVLIKKIISLKDERAIENSE
- a CDS encoding DUF2238 domain-containing protein — translated: MRFTLAISEDRTTFQKNYWLWTFLALFIILWANTLLGTTDIHNWLLENTLTFICFGLLIYTYKKYKFSDLSYLLIFLYLCLHVYGSKYTYAENPLGYWLQDLFDAERNHYDRIVHFSFGFLLAYPVREMFLVALKYPKWVAWLLPIEMTLSISGLYELIEWAVADLFFPAQGMAYLGTQGDIWDAQKDIFLAFSGALLATTIVSVLKKYLKIYGKDGQ
- a CDS encoding GNAT family N-acetyltransferase is translated as MKLRPARLDEKNKIFNWLTQSDLTQEMMGVPNYPDCPVPGWEEFDQDYKDYYFEDASPSEGRCFIIQYADQEIGQINYNKVDLINGSTELDIWLCDSRYTGMGLGLEAINLLVEYLRAALLCRIFFMAPSLRNDRAIKAYQKAGFKVADEFPDDFHPDYKDAVLMVKIIE
- a CDS encoding N-acetyltransferase; this encodes MKSKVRKECKEDFEQVYQLYLSAFGQKNEADLVNALRISAGFIPDLSLVAEVDQSIVGHILFTRIEIRDATNQIHETLALAPMAVLPAFQKKGIGSALVRFGLLRAGELHYKSAIVLGHKHFYPRFGFVPASRWKIKAPFDVEDEVFMAMELSDAGLNGISGTVIYPQEFYDFG
- a CDS encoding GNAT family N-acetyltransferase, producing the protein MELHLETARFILRDIRPEDLEGFYELDSDPEVHRYLGNCPVTDKEQLSKVIESIRKQYLDHGIGRWAVIEKTSGKFIGWCGLKWVTDTLNGHQNYHDLGYRIVRSSWGKGVATECASATLEYGFHEMGLKKIYAAVHLENLASQKVLENTGFRKMNAFECDSEPHWWYQLGLEDWERTH
- a CDS encoding PD40 domain-containing protein: MKSAFMVRKIGWLMLLVSIIEKSTSQDTPKIEFANEALHGFHNLRDFAMSDKQDEIYFTIQSPMEEISQIAFMKREHGKWTAPQLLHFSDVWSDMEPFLSPDQLRLYFVSNRPLNDTSKNAKDYDIWYIERTGINAPWSHPRNLGGPVNTSDDEFYPTVSEHGHLCFTSARKQGMGKDDIYIAKWNGQFYDSPQLLDSSINSSGYEFNAFLSRKEDFIIYTKYNAPGGLGSGDLYISFRGSSDQWSAAVSLGPTVNTKSMEYCPYYDEKNGILYFTSRRSHVKPKKFKDIDDFQKTIQQSENGLSKIYKINLNLNK
- a CDS encoding zf-TFIIB domain-containing protein, with amino-acid sequence MKCPTCNVNLMMTDRNGVEIDYCPDCRGVWLDRGELDKIIERTLQAESGHKTQQPQRPHDPYYDKRHDDDKHYDYKRKKKDSFLGDLFDF
- a CDS encoding PhnA domain-containing protein; the encoded protein is MSLSPNLLTRSQQRCELCSEPAENFGTQAVPGRPDDSDDALVVVCSTCRENISNIHEADPNYFRFLTGSVWSEIPSVKVLSYNLLLKLKDQDWAQLAIDGAYLTEEELTWALAESEAQANEVVHKDAYGMVLNSGDTVFLTESLNVKGSNIMAAKGTKVAKIKLVPDNAEQIEGKIEGSTIVILTKFVRKANA
- a CDS encoding GNAT family N-acetyltransferase; translated protein: MEFHEKENAQDTAEVVLETQRLLLRRLTFSDAPFLIELLNSPGWLQYIGDKNVKTEEQAIGYLQNGPLKSYAEHGFGLYLVVRKESQVSIGICGLLKRETLDWPDLGFAFLSEFQGLGFAFESAVAVVQFGMQQLHMHEMAAITKPDNLSSKRLLEKLGFQREGSIAMHGTPDPLLLYKISAVNTI